Proteins encoded together in one Microcebus murinus isolate Inina chromosome 18, M.murinus_Inina_mat1.0, whole genome shotgun sequence window:
- the LLGL2 gene encoding LLGL scribble cell polarity complex component 2 isoform X3, translating to MRRFLRPGHDPARERLKRDLFQFNKTVEHGFPHQPSALGYSASLRVLAIGTRSGAVKLYGAPGVEFMGLHQENNAVMQIHFLPGQCQLVTLLDDNSLHLWSLKVKGGVSELQEDESFTLRGPPGAAPSATQITVVLPHSSRELLYLGTESGNVFVVQLPAFRVLEDRTISSDAVLQRLPEEARHRRVFEMVEALQEHPRDPTQILIGYSRGLIVIWDLQGSRVLYHFLSSQQLENVCWQRDGRLLVSCHSDGSYCQWAVSRDAQQAEPLRSCVPYGPFPCKAITKIFWLTTKQGMPFTIFQGGMPRASYGDRHCISVVHDGQQTAFDFTSRVIDFTVLGEADPAAAFDDPYALVVLAEEELVVIDLQTAGWPPVQLPYLASLHCSAITCSHHVSNIPLKLWERIITAGSRQNAQFSTMEWPIDGGTSLAPAPPQRDLLLTGHEDGTVRFWDASGVCLRLLYKLSTVRVFLTDTDPSENLSAQSEDEWPPLRKVGSFDPYSDDPRLGIQKIFLCKYSGYLAVAGTAGQVLVLELNDEAAEQAVQQVEADLLQDQEGYRWKGHERLAARGGPVRFEPGFQPFVLVQCQPPAVVTSLALHSEWRLVAFGTSHGFGLFDHQQRRLVFVKCTLHPSDQLALEGPLSRVKSLKKSLRQSFRRMRRSRVSSRKRRPVGPPGEVQEGSAKAERAGLQNMELAPVQRRIEARSAEDSFTGFVRTLYFADTYLRDSSRHCPSLWAGTNGGTVYAFSLRVPPTERRMDEPVRAEQAKEIQLMHRAPVVGILVLDGHSVPLPEPLEVAHDLSKSPDMQGSHQLLVVSEEQFKVFTLPKVSAKLKLKLTALEGSRVRRVGVAHFGSRQAEDYGEYHLAVLTNLGDIQVVSLPLLKPQVRFSCIRREDVSGIASCVFTKYGQGFYLISPSEFERFSLSTKWLVEPRCLVDSAETKSHSRPGNGAGPGKASGQARNSGSQSDGEEKKPGPVMEHALLNDERVLKEVQSTLEGDRGSYGNWRSHRVAVGYSLSNGGE from the exons ATGAGGCGGTTCCTGAGACCAGGCCATGACCCTGCTCGGGAGAGGCTCAAGCGGGACCTGTTCCAATTTAACAAG ACGGTGGAGCACGGCTTCCCGCACCAGCCCAGCGCCCTCGGCTACAGCGCCTCCCTGCGCGTCCTGGCCATCGGCACCCGCTCCGGAGCCGTCAAGCT CTACGGAGCCCCGGGGGTGGAGTTCATGGGACTACACCAGGAGAACAACGCGGTGATGCAGATCCACTTCCTCCCTGGCCAG TGCCAGCTGGTCACCCTGCTGGATGACAACAGCCTGCACTTGTGGAGCCTAAAGGTCAAGGGTGGGGTGTCAGAGCTGCAGGAAGATGAGAGCTTCACACTGCGTGGTCCCCCGGG GGCTGCCCCCAGTGCCACACAGATCACTGTGGTCCTGCCACATTCCTCCCGAGAGCTGCTCTACCTGGGCACCGAGAGCGGCAACGTGTTCGTGGTGCAGCTGCCCGCCTTCCGCGTGCTGGAGGACCGGACCATCAGCTCGGACGCCGTGCTGCAGCG GCTGCCGGAGGAGGCCCGCCACCGGCGGGTGTTTGAAATGGTGGAGGCGCTGCAGGAGCACCCTCGAGACCCCACCCAGATCCTGATCGGCTACAGCCGAGGCCTCATTGTCATCTGGGACCTGCAGGGCAGCCGTGTGCTCTACCATTTCCTCAGCAGCCAG CAACTGGAGAATGTCTGCTGGCAGCGGGATGGCCGCCTGCTCGTCAGCTGCCACTCGGACGGCAGCTACTGCCAGTGGGCCGTGTCCAGAGATGCCCAGCAAGCAGAGCCGCTCCGCAGCTGTGTGCCTTACG gTCCCTTTCCTTGCAAAGCTATTACCAAAATCTTCTGGCTGACCACCAAGCAGGG GATGCCCTTCACCATCTTCCAGGGCGGCATGCCACGGGCCAGCTACGGGGACCGCCACTGCATCTCAGTGGTCCATGATGGCCAGCAGACGGCCTTCGACTTCACCTCTCGTGTCATCGACTTCACCGTCCTCGGCGAGGCGGACCCCGCGGCTG CCTTTGACGACCCCTACGCCCTGGTGGTGCTGGCCGAGGAGGAGCTGGTGGTGATCGACCTGCAGACGGCGGGCTGGCCGCCGGTACAGCTGCCGTACCTGGCCTCGCTGCACTGCTCCGCCATCACCTGCTCCCACCACGTCTCCAACATCCCCCTGAAGCTGTGGGAGCGGATCATCACGGCCGGCAGCCGGCAGAACGCGCAGTTCTCCACCATG GAGTGGCCCATCGATGGCGGcaccagcctggccccagccccgccccagagGGACCTGCTGCTCACCGG GCACGAGGACGGCACGGTGCGGTTCTGGGACGCCTCTGGCGTCTGCCTGCGGCTGCTCTACAAACTCAGCACGGTGCGTGTGTTCCTCACCGACACGGACCCCAGTGAGAACCTCAGTGCCCAAAGCGAGGACGAGTGGCCCCCTCTCCGCAAG GTGGGCTCCTTTGACCCCTACAGTGACGACCCCCGGCTGGGCATCCAGAAGATTTTCCTCTGCAAATACAGTGGCTACCTGGCTGTGGCAGGCACGGCGGGGCAG GTGCTGGTGCTGGAGCTGAACGACGAGGCGGCGGAGCAGGCGGTGCAGCAGGTGGAGGCCGACCTGCTGCAGGACCAGGAGGGCTACCGCTGGAAGGGGCACGAGCGCCTGGCTGCCCGCGGGGGACCCGTGCGCTTTGAGCCCGGCTTCCAGCCCTTCGTGCTGGTGCAGTGCCAGCCCCCGGCCGTGGTCACCTCCTTGGCCCTGCACTCGGAGTGGCGGCTCGTGGCCTTTGGCACCAGCCACGGCTTTGGCCTCTTTGACCACCAGCAGCGGCGGCTGGTGTTTGTCAA GTGCACGCTGCACCCCAGCGACCAACTAGCCTTGGAAGGCCCGCTGTCCCGAGTAAAGTCCCTCAAGAAGTCTCTGCGCCAGTCGTTCCGGCGAATGCGCCGCAGCAGGGTGTCCAGCCGGAAGCGGCGGCCCGTGGGCCCCCCAGGAGAG GTGCAGGAGGGCAGCGCCAAGGCGGAGCGCGCCGGCCTGCAGAACATGGAGCTGGCGCCCGTGCAGCGCAGGATCGAGGCCCGCTCGGCAGAGGACTCCTTCACGGGCTTTGTCCGGACCCTCTACTTCGCCGACACCTACCTGAGGGACA GCTCCCGCCACTGCCCCTCGCTGTGGGCTGGCACCAACGGGGGCACCGTCTACGCCTTCTCCCTGCGCGTGCCCCCCACCGAGCGGAGGATGGATGAGCCAGTGCGGGCAGAGCAGG cCAAGGAGATCCAGCTGATGCACCGGGCGCCCGTCGTGGGCATCCTCGTGCTCGACGGACACAGTGTACCCCTTCCCGAGCCCCTGGAAGTGGCCCATGACCTGTCAAAGAGCCCAGACATGCAGGGAAGCCACCAGCTGCTCGTCGTGTCAGAAGAGCAGTTCAAG GTGTTCACGCTGCCCAAGGTGAGTGCCAAGCTGAAGCTGAAGCTGACGGCCCTGGAAGGCTCTCGAGTGCGGCGGGTCGGCGTGGCCCACTTTGGCAGCCGTCAAGCCGAGGATTATGGCGAGTACCACCTGGCGGTCCTCACCAACCTGGGCGACATCCAAGTGGTCTCACTGCCCCTGCTCAAGCCCCAGGTGCGCTTTAGCTGCATCCGCCGGGAGGACGTCAGTGGCATCGCCTCCTGCGTCTTCACCAAGTACGGCCAAG ggttCTACCTGATCTCCCCCTCTGAGTTCGAGcgcttctctctctccaccaaGTGGCTGGTTGAGCCCCGGTGTCTGGTGGATTCGGCAGAAACCAAGAGCCACAGCCGCCCCGGCAATGGGGCAGGCCCCGGGAAGGCCTCGGGCCAGGCCAG GAACTCAGGGAGCCAGAGTGATGGCGAGG AGAAGAAGCCAGGCCCCGTGATGGAGCACGCTCTGCTCAACGACGAGC GAGTCCTGAAGGAAGTGCAGAGCACGCTGGAGGGAGACCGAGG GAGCTATGGCAACTGGCGTTCTCATCGAGTGGCCGTGGGATACAGCCTCAGCAATGGGGGAG AGTGA
- the LLGL2 gene encoding LLGL scribble cell polarity complex component 2 isoform X2: MRRFLRPGHDPARERLKRDLFQFNKTVEHGFPHQPSALGYSASLRVLAIGTRSGAVKLYGAPGVEFMGLHQENNAVMQIHFLPGQCQLVTLLDDNSLHLWSLKVKGGVSELQEDESFTLRGPPGAAPSATQITVVLPHSSRELLYLGTESGNVFVVQLPAFRVLEDRTISSDAVLQRLPEEARHRRVFEMVEALQEHPRDPTQILIGYSRGLIVIWDLQGSRVLYHFLSSQQLENVCWQRDGRLLVSCHSDGSYCQWAVSRDAQQAEPLRSCVPYGPFPCKAITKIFWLTTKQGMPFTIFQGGMPRASYGDRHCISVVHDGQQTAFDFTSRVIDFTVLGEADPAAAFDDPYALVVLAEEELVVIDLQTAGWPPVQLPYLASLHCSAITCSHHVSNIPLKLWERIITAGSRQNAQFSTMEWPIDGGTSLAPAPPQRDLLLTGHEDGTVRFWDASGVCLRLLYKLSTVRVFLTDTDPSENLSAQSEDEWPPLRKVGSFDPYSDDPRLGIQKIFLCKYSGYLAVAGTAGQVLVLELNDEAAEQAVQQVEADLLQDQEGYRWKGHERLAARGGPVRFEPGFQPFVLVQCQPPAVVTSLALHSEWRLVAFGTSHGFGLFDHQQRRLVFVKCTLHPSDQLALEGPLSRVKSLKKSLRQSFRRMRRSRVSSRKRRPVGPPGEVQEGSAKAERAGLQNMELAPVQRRIEARSAEDSFTGFVRTLYFADTYLRDSSRHCPSLWAGTNGGTVYAFSLRVPPTERRMDEPVRAEQAKEIQLMHRAPVVGILVLDGHSVPLPEPLEVAHDLSKSPDMQGSHQLLVVSEEQFKVFTLPKVSAKLKLKLTALEGSRVRRVGVAHFGSRQAEDYGEYHLAVLTNLGDIQVVSLPLLKPQVRFSCIRREDVSGIASCVFTKYGQGFYLISPSEFERFSLSTKWLVEPRCLVDSAETKSHSRPGNGAGPGKASGQARNSGSQSDGEEKKPGPVMEHALLNDERVLKEVQSTLEGDRGSYGNWRSHRVAVGYSLSNGGAE, translated from the exons ATGAGGCGGTTCCTGAGACCAGGCCATGACCCTGCTCGGGAGAGGCTCAAGCGGGACCTGTTCCAATTTAACAAG ACGGTGGAGCACGGCTTCCCGCACCAGCCCAGCGCCCTCGGCTACAGCGCCTCCCTGCGCGTCCTGGCCATCGGCACCCGCTCCGGAGCCGTCAAGCT CTACGGAGCCCCGGGGGTGGAGTTCATGGGACTACACCAGGAGAACAACGCGGTGATGCAGATCCACTTCCTCCCTGGCCAG TGCCAGCTGGTCACCCTGCTGGATGACAACAGCCTGCACTTGTGGAGCCTAAAGGTCAAGGGTGGGGTGTCAGAGCTGCAGGAAGATGAGAGCTTCACACTGCGTGGTCCCCCGGG GGCTGCCCCCAGTGCCACACAGATCACTGTGGTCCTGCCACATTCCTCCCGAGAGCTGCTCTACCTGGGCACCGAGAGCGGCAACGTGTTCGTGGTGCAGCTGCCCGCCTTCCGCGTGCTGGAGGACCGGACCATCAGCTCGGACGCCGTGCTGCAGCG GCTGCCGGAGGAGGCCCGCCACCGGCGGGTGTTTGAAATGGTGGAGGCGCTGCAGGAGCACCCTCGAGACCCCACCCAGATCCTGATCGGCTACAGCCGAGGCCTCATTGTCATCTGGGACCTGCAGGGCAGCCGTGTGCTCTACCATTTCCTCAGCAGCCAG CAACTGGAGAATGTCTGCTGGCAGCGGGATGGCCGCCTGCTCGTCAGCTGCCACTCGGACGGCAGCTACTGCCAGTGGGCCGTGTCCAGAGATGCCCAGCAAGCAGAGCCGCTCCGCAGCTGTGTGCCTTACG gTCCCTTTCCTTGCAAAGCTATTACCAAAATCTTCTGGCTGACCACCAAGCAGGG GATGCCCTTCACCATCTTCCAGGGCGGCATGCCACGGGCCAGCTACGGGGACCGCCACTGCATCTCAGTGGTCCATGATGGCCAGCAGACGGCCTTCGACTTCACCTCTCGTGTCATCGACTTCACCGTCCTCGGCGAGGCGGACCCCGCGGCTG CCTTTGACGACCCCTACGCCCTGGTGGTGCTGGCCGAGGAGGAGCTGGTGGTGATCGACCTGCAGACGGCGGGCTGGCCGCCGGTACAGCTGCCGTACCTGGCCTCGCTGCACTGCTCCGCCATCACCTGCTCCCACCACGTCTCCAACATCCCCCTGAAGCTGTGGGAGCGGATCATCACGGCCGGCAGCCGGCAGAACGCGCAGTTCTCCACCATG GAGTGGCCCATCGATGGCGGcaccagcctggccccagccccgccccagagGGACCTGCTGCTCACCGG GCACGAGGACGGCACGGTGCGGTTCTGGGACGCCTCTGGCGTCTGCCTGCGGCTGCTCTACAAACTCAGCACGGTGCGTGTGTTCCTCACCGACACGGACCCCAGTGAGAACCTCAGTGCCCAAAGCGAGGACGAGTGGCCCCCTCTCCGCAAG GTGGGCTCCTTTGACCCCTACAGTGACGACCCCCGGCTGGGCATCCAGAAGATTTTCCTCTGCAAATACAGTGGCTACCTGGCTGTGGCAGGCACGGCGGGGCAG GTGCTGGTGCTGGAGCTGAACGACGAGGCGGCGGAGCAGGCGGTGCAGCAGGTGGAGGCCGACCTGCTGCAGGACCAGGAGGGCTACCGCTGGAAGGGGCACGAGCGCCTGGCTGCCCGCGGGGGACCCGTGCGCTTTGAGCCCGGCTTCCAGCCCTTCGTGCTGGTGCAGTGCCAGCCCCCGGCCGTGGTCACCTCCTTGGCCCTGCACTCGGAGTGGCGGCTCGTGGCCTTTGGCACCAGCCACGGCTTTGGCCTCTTTGACCACCAGCAGCGGCGGCTGGTGTTTGTCAA GTGCACGCTGCACCCCAGCGACCAACTAGCCTTGGAAGGCCCGCTGTCCCGAGTAAAGTCCCTCAAGAAGTCTCTGCGCCAGTCGTTCCGGCGAATGCGCCGCAGCAGGGTGTCCAGCCGGAAGCGGCGGCCCGTGGGCCCCCCAGGAGAG GTGCAGGAGGGCAGCGCCAAGGCGGAGCGCGCCGGCCTGCAGAACATGGAGCTGGCGCCCGTGCAGCGCAGGATCGAGGCCCGCTCGGCAGAGGACTCCTTCACGGGCTTTGTCCGGACCCTCTACTTCGCCGACACCTACCTGAGGGACA GCTCCCGCCACTGCCCCTCGCTGTGGGCTGGCACCAACGGGGGCACCGTCTACGCCTTCTCCCTGCGCGTGCCCCCCACCGAGCGGAGGATGGATGAGCCAGTGCGGGCAGAGCAGG cCAAGGAGATCCAGCTGATGCACCGGGCGCCCGTCGTGGGCATCCTCGTGCTCGACGGACACAGTGTACCCCTTCCCGAGCCCCTGGAAGTGGCCCATGACCTGTCAAAGAGCCCAGACATGCAGGGAAGCCACCAGCTGCTCGTCGTGTCAGAAGAGCAGTTCAAG GTGTTCACGCTGCCCAAGGTGAGTGCCAAGCTGAAGCTGAAGCTGACGGCCCTGGAAGGCTCTCGAGTGCGGCGGGTCGGCGTGGCCCACTTTGGCAGCCGTCAAGCCGAGGATTATGGCGAGTACCACCTGGCGGTCCTCACCAACCTGGGCGACATCCAAGTGGTCTCACTGCCCCTGCTCAAGCCCCAGGTGCGCTTTAGCTGCATCCGCCGGGAGGACGTCAGTGGCATCGCCTCCTGCGTCTTCACCAAGTACGGCCAAG ggttCTACCTGATCTCCCCCTCTGAGTTCGAGcgcttctctctctccaccaaGTGGCTGGTTGAGCCCCGGTGTCTGGTGGATTCGGCAGAAACCAAGAGCCACAGCCGCCCCGGCAATGGGGCAGGCCCCGGGAAGGCCTCGGGCCAGGCCAG GAACTCAGGGAGCCAGAGTGATGGCGAGG AGAAGAAGCCAGGCCCCGTGATGGAGCACGCTCTGCTCAACGACGAGC GAGTCCTGAAGGAAGTGCAGAGCACGCTGGAGGGAGACCGAGG GAGCTATGGCAACTGGCGTTCTCATCGAGTGGCCGTGGGATACAGCCTCAGCAATGGGGGAG CAGAGTGA
- the LLGL2 gene encoding LLGL scribble cell polarity complex component 2 isoform X1 gives MRRFLRPGHDPARERLKRDLFQFNKTVEHGFPHQPSALGYSASLRVLAIGTRSGAVKLYGAPGVEFMGLHQENNAVMQIHFLPGQCQLVTLLDDNSLHLWSLKVKGGVSELQEDESFTLRGPPGAAPSATQITVVLPHSSRELLYLGTESGNVFVVQLPAFRVLEDRTISSDAVLQRLPEEARHRRVFEMVEALQEHPRDPTQILIGYSRGLIVIWDLQGSRVLYHFLSSQQLENVCWQRDGRLLVSCHSDGSYCQWAVSRDAQQAEPLRSCVPYGPFPCKAITKIFWLTTKQGMPFTIFQGGMPRASYGDRHCISVVHDGQQTAFDFTSRVIDFTVLGEADPAAAFDDPYALVVLAEEELVVIDLQTAGWPPVQLPYLASLHCSAITCSHHVSNIPLKLWERIITAGSRQNAQFSTMEWPIDGGTSLAPAPPQRDLLLTGHEDGTVRFWDASGVCLRLLYKLSTVRVFLTDTDPSENLSAQSEDEWPPLRKVGSFDPYSDDPRLGIQKIFLCKYSGYLAVAGTAGQVLVLELNDEAAEQAVQQVEADLLQDQEGYRWKGHERLAARGGPVRFEPGFQPFVLVQCQPPAVVTSLALHSEWRLVAFGTSHGFGLFDHQQRRLVFVKCTLHPSDQLALEGPLSRVKSLKKSLRQSFRRMRRSRVSSRKRRPVGPPGEVQEGSAKAERAGLQNMELAPVQRRIEARSAEDSFTGFVRTLYFADTYLRDSSRHCPSLWAGTNGGTVYAFSLRVPPTERRMDEPVRAEQAKEIQLMHRAPVVGILVLDGHSVPLPEPLEVAHDLSKSPDMQGSHQLLVVSEEQFKVFTLPKVSAKLKLKLTALEGSRVRRVGVAHFGSRQAEDYGEYHLAVLTNLGDIQVVSLPLLKPQVRFSCIRREDVSGIASCVFTKYGQGFYLISPSEFERFSLSTKWLVEPRCLVDSAETKSHSRPGNGAGPGKASGQARNSGSQSDGEEKKPGPVMEHALLNDERVLKEVQSTLEGDRGSYGNWRSHRVAVGYSLSNGGGPP, from the exons ATGAGGCGGTTCCTGAGACCAGGCCATGACCCTGCTCGGGAGAGGCTCAAGCGGGACCTGTTCCAATTTAACAAG ACGGTGGAGCACGGCTTCCCGCACCAGCCCAGCGCCCTCGGCTACAGCGCCTCCCTGCGCGTCCTGGCCATCGGCACCCGCTCCGGAGCCGTCAAGCT CTACGGAGCCCCGGGGGTGGAGTTCATGGGACTACACCAGGAGAACAACGCGGTGATGCAGATCCACTTCCTCCCTGGCCAG TGCCAGCTGGTCACCCTGCTGGATGACAACAGCCTGCACTTGTGGAGCCTAAAGGTCAAGGGTGGGGTGTCAGAGCTGCAGGAAGATGAGAGCTTCACACTGCGTGGTCCCCCGGG GGCTGCCCCCAGTGCCACACAGATCACTGTGGTCCTGCCACATTCCTCCCGAGAGCTGCTCTACCTGGGCACCGAGAGCGGCAACGTGTTCGTGGTGCAGCTGCCCGCCTTCCGCGTGCTGGAGGACCGGACCATCAGCTCGGACGCCGTGCTGCAGCG GCTGCCGGAGGAGGCCCGCCACCGGCGGGTGTTTGAAATGGTGGAGGCGCTGCAGGAGCACCCTCGAGACCCCACCCAGATCCTGATCGGCTACAGCCGAGGCCTCATTGTCATCTGGGACCTGCAGGGCAGCCGTGTGCTCTACCATTTCCTCAGCAGCCAG CAACTGGAGAATGTCTGCTGGCAGCGGGATGGCCGCCTGCTCGTCAGCTGCCACTCGGACGGCAGCTACTGCCAGTGGGCCGTGTCCAGAGATGCCCAGCAAGCAGAGCCGCTCCGCAGCTGTGTGCCTTACG gTCCCTTTCCTTGCAAAGCTATTACCAAAATCTTCTGGCTGACCACCAAGCAGGG GATGCCCTTCACCATCTTCCAGGGCGGCATGCCACGGGCCAGCTACGGGGACCGCCACTGCATCTCAGTGGTCCATGATGGCCAGCAGACGGCCTTCGACTTCACCTCTCGTGTCATCGACTTCACCGTCCTCGGCGAGGCGGACCCCGCGGCTG CCTTTGACGACCCCTACGCCCTGGTGGTGCTGGCCGAGGAGGAGCTGGTGGTGATCGACCTGCAGACGGCGGGCTGGCCGCCGGTACAGCTGCCGTACCTGGCCTCGCTGCACTGCTCCGCCATCACCTGCTCCCACCACGTCTCCAACATCCCCCTGAAGCTGTGGGAGCGGATCATCACGGCCGGCAGCCGGCAGAACGCGCAGTTCTCCACCATG GAGTGGCCCATCGATGGCGGcaccagcctggccccagccccgccccagagGGACCTGCTGCTCACCGG GCACGAGGACGGCACGGTGCGGTTCTGGGACGCCTCTGGCGTCTGCCTGCGGCTGCTCTACAAACTCAGCACGGTGCGTGTGTTCCTCACCGACACGGACCCCAGTGAGAACCTCAGTGCCCAAAGCGAGGACGAGTGGCCCCCTCTCCGCAAG GTGGGCTCCTTTGACCCCTACAGTGACGACCCCCGGCTGGGCATCCAGAAGATTTTCCTCTGCAAATACAGTGGCTACCTGGCTGTGGCAGGCACGGCGGGGCAG GTGCTGGTGCTGGAGCTGAACGACGAGGCGGCGGAGCAGGCGGTGCAGCAGGTGGAGGCCGACCTGCTGCAGGACCAGGAGGGCTACCGCTGGAAGGGGCACGAGCGCCTGGCTGCCCGCGGGGGACCCGTGCGCTTTGAGCCCGGCTTCCAGCCCTTCGTGCTGGTGCAGTGCCAGCCCCCGGCCGTGGTCACCTCCTTGGCCCTGCACTCGGAGTGGCGGCTCGTGGCCTTTGGCACCAGCCACGGCTTTGGCCTCTTTGACCACCAGCAGCGGCGGCTGGTGTTTGTCAA GTGCACGCTGCACCCCAGCGACCAACTAGCCTTGGAAGGCCCGCTGTCCCGAGTAAAGTCCCTCAAGAAGTCTCTGCGCCAGTCGTTCCGGCGAATGCGCCGCAGCAGGGTGTCCAGCCGGAAGCGGCGGCCCGTGGGCCCCCCAGGAGAG GTGCAGGAGGGCAGCGCCAAGGCGGAGCGCGCCGGCCTGCAGAACATGGAGCTGGCGCCCGTGCAGCGCAGGATCGAGGCCCGCTCGGCAGAGGACTCCTTCACGGGCTTTGTCCGGACCCTCTACTTCGCCGACACCTACCTGAGGGACA GCTCCCGCCACTGCCCCTCGCTGTGGGCTGGCACCAACGGGGGCACCGTCTACGCCTTCTCCCTGCGCGTGCCCCCCACCGAGCGGAGGATGGATGAGCCAGTGCGGGCAGAGCAGG cCAAGGAGATCCAGCTGATGCACCGGGCGCCCGTCGTGGGCATCCTCGTGCTCGACGGACACAGTGTACCCCTTCCCGAGCCCCTGGAAGTGGCCCATGACCTGTCAAAGAGCCCAGACATGCAGGGAAGCCACCAGCTGCTCGTCGTGTCAGAAGAGCAGTTCAAG GTGTTCACGCTGCCCAAGGTGAGTGCCAAGCTGAAGCTGAAGCTGACGGCCCTGGAAGGCTCTCGAGTGCGGCGGGTCGGCGTGGCCCACTTTGGCAGCCGTCAAGCCGAGGATTATGGCGAGTACCACCTGGCGGTCCTCACCAACCTGGGCGACATCCAAGTGGTCTCACTGCCCCTGCTCAAGCCCCAGGTGCGCTTTAGCTGCATCCGCCGGGAGGACGTCAGTGGCATCGCCTCCTGCGTCTTCACCAAGTACGGCCAAG ggttCTACCTGATCTCCCCCTCTGAGTTCGAGcgcttctctctctccaccaaGTGGCTGGTTGAGCCCCGGTGTCTGGTGGATTCGGCAGAAACCAAGAGCCACAGCCGCCCCGGCAATGGGGCAGGCCCCGGGAAGGCCTCGGGCCAGGCCAG GAACTCAGGGAGCCAGAGTGATGGCGAGG AGAAGAAGCCAGGCCCCGTGATGGAGCACGCTCTGCTCAACGACGAGC GAGTCCTGAAGGAAGTGCAGAGCACGCTGGAGGGAGACCGAGG GAGCTATGGCAACTGGCGTTCTCATCGAGTGGCCGTGGGATACAGCCTCAGCAATGGGGGAG ggccaccctAA